In Montipora foliosa isolate CH-2021 chromosome 9, ASM3666993v2, whole genome shotgun sequence, the DNA window ttgcattttttaatttgaCGTCGCGCATGGAGATGTTTTCAACCAAGATGCTTGATTAAATTTCTGATGTCGGAGGAGAAGCTTGATAACGGACAAAACTCCAGCAGTGACTAGAATTTTAGTGAGTATGTGCGTGTGAATGTCAATATGATATAATACagctctttcataatggcgcaAAATAGAATATTCTTCTTTTTTAATGCTATAATAAGTCCGCTCTTCTAGCCTCGTACAACgaacaaatttcaaaagaatatcaaCTTGTTTCCAAATGAGGGCAGgcggtctaattaacataaatacaaaagaatgagAAGGTGGTCGTCATTTATGAGAGTGGTAAGTGAAAATGCAAAACTGAAGGAGTGTGAGAACAAATTATGCCATACTTTCAATATTTTGATGCCCGAGGGAACGATATTTGAAAACTTctctaatagaccaatttcgatgtattaaaaaaaggcatcatctcgaggctctggggaatagatataaggaatagaccatattcgtattctcagtattggactggaactagcttgcaatggaggctaatgcggggaaatcttttcaaatgcaaatactttttaatatcttaatatattcccccgcattagcctccattgcaagctagttccagtccaatacttggAATACgaatatataaacaatagccttcatttggcgcgaaaatatgctcggatatttgtccgcggacattatctgttccgagaagcgaacagttttccaagAGCGCAGCTcaaggaaaactgtgagcttcgaggaacagataatgtccaaggacaaatatccgagcttatttttaaagccaaattgaggctattgtgtttattatccttcaaatatttttcgcaacaagcgggatcttgCCAGTCCGtcatgtcaacacgtcaaagtttgtcaattggcttccaaaaccgcgtcattcaatcttcatttccagaatttcgaacagacttcgcttcagttacaaaagaatatgcttggtgggaaaagtacaacatttcagtgaaaggaaaacatacttttttaattgtgtggatacaagtggcggatactatttacaaacagcttaccgtcaaaaacgttatcagcgtatgaagtggattttttggtgttttctggtacccttctatcgaccagcaggtttatctcttcttctgtaacgaaagcaaaccgttctgccatcctaacattaattttaatgtgagacttgaatccttgaagtcggttttaaaaattggggaatatcattgggaaatatcctcggatattccccagttttagctggggaatattcgcccacgtgacgcgtttagaccaatcgcgcgcgagcgaaaatatttcaTGGATTATAAGGGaaattgtatgagtttattcccctaagcctcgagatgatgccttttgtttaggactcaattttaatatatcgaaattgatcTATTGGCAACGGGCGAATAGTTTTCCgttattttatattttctaCGCTCTAGACTATCACGGATTGCAATCACGCGGAAACCAGCCACCTTGCAGCTTAAAAGGCGACCATATTTTATGTTATTTTGCTGACTATCGATATTTTGCTTTAAGCTTGatgcatttttgttgttttcttgttttatgTGGAGGAGTATCAAGCCAATGAACAGATGGTACATGACCCCTTACAATGAAAAGCGAAAGCAAAGTCGCAATATTCAGTTGTTTTAGTtaacgttatttatttatttattacaaaactCAGACTCATCAAGTAAGGCACGATTTAATTCATGATTCTACAGATGATAGGCTCCAAGTCAACGATttaaaaaatccatttcaacAGATTCTCACTCAGTATTCAGTTAGAGGAATGAATGGCGGCTAGGAAATAACTTTGAAAGACTAAGGTTTATCGGTTAGATAGTTCTcagaggggagggggagggggggggggggagaactGCACTCAAGAACACAATGCGCAAGTGTTTATGGTCCAAACTAGACGCCAAATCTAATCTGGATACAGCCAAATACGAGGATTTAAGCCTCCAGATTCATGGCCATTTTTCACTTACTGGCTTCATTTGAATTCCCTTTATTTCCTCATAACCAAGTTTCATGTATGTaccataaaaaaatcaaagccCAAATTTTTAGAAAGGCAACGCGACGCGAATTCTTAAAGAATTGACAGGAATATCCGCCCTTGATAAAACACACTTTCATTTACTTCAATAAGGTGTTAACCTCAGCGAAAATATCTGATACACGTCTCTACAGGGATAACAATCCCGTGGTGACAAGTTGAGGGAGAGACACTTTGCTTTTGGTATAGAATTGAATTTTTTCGCACTGTCTACATTAAGACATCCTATTAAATATTACCTGAAttattcttttcattatttagcTAATTTTTGGGATGAGATTGTCGTGCCTCTGTTCTTCCAATAAGGCCCCCTCTCCCGGGCAACTCGCTAACACAACACACACCGTCATTCGATGTTGACTTCTCAGTGCAGTCTGGTGCACTCAACACAAGCCCGGCCAGTAAAACTGTGTAGAAGGCAGAAATGCTGAAATAGATTTGACGACTAGAAATTTGCTCTTTCCCCTACCCTTTCAAAAGTGCGATACCATGCAGtcatattttctttttagaatCAAAATGAAAACGTttaattttggtctgaaaagtACATATTTTCTCAGCAAATATTCATGAAAGGATAGGAATCCAAGTAGACATGCATCAAAGAGAGATGGGATGTATTCCAAAAGCAGCTTGGTATCGTGCCATTCTTGAATAGATTCTGAaacggaaaaagaaaaggaaaataggGTTACATAGCTTAGGAGCTGATGCCACAGAGCCTACAACTTTTCATGATATCTCTCCTTGTTATTCACTTAGACCGTCAATTTGTATATTTCAGGATAGACCATTTTATTGTCCTGTGCTCGTGCAGTTACCAggtctttgaataaaagcgatgCTGTaattgaccttgctttgatacaaacctcattgcttttcttatgtaaatcatgttgttgtgaTGTTATTTACGTACGAAACGCAGTGAGGTTTGCATTAAAACAAGGTCAACtgcagcctcgcttttattcgaaagcctggtaactgagcacagaactgtaaaatggtctgttagggactttaagatcttcgacAGTGAAATCGACGAAAAATTCGCGTCAACTGACTTTGCACCGTCGTACTCTCAGTTAATAGACTCCTTTAGATTCCAGTACGAggacgagtacgagatttgacttcCAGTTTTTAacgaaaatacttagaagatttataacccatacgattaatcttactctttgttagctgCATAGGTTGCTCAGTCATTCtcattgctggtaactgagttTTTTCCGGATGGAAAAATGCCCAAACTGCTACCCTACATGTTAcggtgacttgttttgacaagacggtatttttgcaaaacctcgtactaaaatgacgacggtatcacgtttttcccgccaaattgacgctggtttgcgcgcgctcactgttgttaaatgagaaaatctcgtactcgtagtcgttctcgtcatagaatctaaagctctctattaagGTCCTGGCGGATACCCTCGAAAGGGAaaacctctggtatctctcctTTTCATTACattaaaatgaataaagttgcgTTTCGTTTCGTTGCGTTAGGTATTCGGCGATTATATTGTTGCATCTTGTTCACGTTGCATAATGCTCATGGGCGAAGTACTCCATTGCGCAGAATTCTATTGTCTTCCGTGACATTTACTTGTAGTACGAAATATGTGACAAGTCCGGCATAAAGAAACACGAATTCAGCACTGGTAGGATATGATTGGTCAACTGATTTAGCTTTGGGAATACTGGAGTCCCTTCGCTGAATTCCgcaactgtcaatcaaacgttAAGATGTTAAGATCAAGGTGCGATAAGTGAACAATAACACTAAAGATTAAAGAGCGGACTGTTCTCTTCATTGAAAGTGACTGTGCAAACAATTCTTTTTGTTGATATGaatttaattaatatttggTTCAACAGACCATCAGAATAGAAGTGTTTTAGAGAAAAGGGTGGAAAGTTTTAGTTACGCTGTCTTAATGCTTGCTTATTCCTCATGCTTTATCCGTTACCCGCTACCCagaaaaatcttgaaataaaCCAGCGCAATGTGTAAATATCCGATcgatgtttttttgtttttttaaacagaCCTGTAGAGCGAGTTTACTAAGCACTTTTCCGTTCATTGCCGGTTGTCTACACAGCCTCATCAACCTCATCATcaagagggggacattggggtgtattagaaaccgcaaaaacCAAGAGgaaatcatccaaaaccgcaaaaccgcaaaaaataaattgggtacgagcgagttaaaaaaaaaaaccagaattATAggttcacgttgtcgtcaaaacctcaaattttgtgatttcaaGTCGTTGTTATGAAGGGTATGGGGAGTAGGGATGATTTGGTGGTTACAAgtagctctctctctctcctccctcccaccaatgtggccagagTCGATTCCAGACTCGTTTCCATATATGGGTTAAGTTTGTAGTTGGTTCttttctctgctccgagaggttttctccggattCTCcgcttttcccctctcctcaaaatccaacatctctaagggtgcgttcgattgaccctattccggaatgagaatacgtggagtgatgatttaaaacactatgtagggcgttttgcagcaacaagaataataagctatgtttaaaatagcattttagcagatgtttgacaatattaagaACGTGAATCTCCACAAAAACGAagaatttctaacttctatACCATGTATTCCTATTATGGAAtgcggtcaatcgaacgcgccataaattccaattcgatggGGTACAGGACCTACCTGTAAAACAACTTAGTCCgggtgagtggagcttcctaGGTAAATATCACGGTTATTAAAGTActgctaaaatgcgtgcagcacaataatttttttcaattttattgatattttgtggtgttttcgttgccgtagccttcgtcgtttttttaaaaTCCCTAATGCGCCTGGCTTTATCCGACCAACGCACAATTCCTCCGTTACACATacataaattaaacaaaaatgaatgaaatgaaacaagaaaACGCAAGGCGGGTAAGAATTTACTCAGGAAAGAGCTCCTAGACAACTGCACTTAAATCAGAGTTAAAGCTAAGGTCTGTTTATTGTTAACAATGAATGTTGCTGCTCAAGCAGACCAATTATCTGTCTAAATACAGATAATGCAGCTCCAACGTCCATTTTTTAAAACAGAAAGGTCTAAGCAAATTAGAGGTCTGCATTTTTTTCCAGTAACTTAACGCACTGATAAGGTTTGCCGCCCTATTGAACGTACCGGAAACGACGCATTTGTTGCATGAACGAATCGCGGGTTCTCATTCTTGTATGGAAGAATCCAACCAAAGCCGTTCAACACTTCATTGGTGTACATCAGAAAAACAGGAAACAACGAATTGCAGTCAGACACGCTCACAAgatcataccagtacaactttCCTGAGATAACAACCATGAACGCAAAATTAGATTCAGACGACCGACACATTGTGATGTTTACTGAATAGGTTCCTTACGGAGTGGGCGAGTGAGTGAGTTTGTACAGTGATatggaggaaaggaaaaatagaTGTAAAAGGTCTTAATAAGTTCAATTTCGCATTGTAACGTCCACTGGCAAATGAAGTTGATGGATGGTCGATCGCCACATGTATCGCAGAATCAAAGTTGTTGTCGTTATTTTGAAACACGCAAAGGACTTAATCGAGTACGTTAATATAGgtgaaaaaaggaaggaaatttaaagaaagaatTAATCAAATAATCATTCAATCAGTCAATCATTCAATGAGCCAGGTAGGCCATCCACGGATGAAAAGAACAATATGTAAATGGTTAAAGAGGTAAttgaaaagttgaaagaaaaattaatcaAGCAATCAATTAGTTACAATGTATGCCCTCGTTCCTTTCCCGGgcgcaaaagcatttaaaactCCGTGATATACTTTAATAAGAAAACAATGATTGCGTACACTTTGCTTGGAATTAAGGACCTTTTCATTTTGAAAGGGTCACGTACCCATGGTCCAAACACATTGTCCCTCAGTCCACGCGCTTCCTTCTAATCCAGCTTCATTTGATGGGGCCTGGACGAATTCCTGCGGTGAAGTACCGTTCAGAAGGAGGAGTCGATCACCAATATTCCAGGAAGAAGAAGACCTCTTAGAACAGATCTGACTCGGGTCTTTAAAGTACGCAGTTACGACGAAAGTGTCATTTTCCTCTCTCCAGGGCCATGATTTAAAATTGACGTCCGACTTGGTTatctaaaattacaaaaaaacaaaattgatttTAGGGGATTGTTAATTTGCTATTCCTTGCAAAAGGGCGTATGATGTCTCTATTATGATTTTAAAATGCTTAGCATCGATGTTTCACAGAACGAAATAACTCACTCCAGTTTGTAGTCCCGCTATTTTATTGTCTGCATCAAAGAGAAGCATCACCGTTTTATCTCCATTAAGGGTATAACGGTTACCACGAAAATATGAActgtctgaaaaaaaaaccataatTTGGAGGGCAATCAGCATTAATTAGTAGATGGAAACTGTAACATGTAACCTTCAACTGTCTCTCTGATACAtcctttaaaataatgtttgtcATCCTTTTATGCTGCATTAATATTTGTCGCTTCCGCAGTCGTTGGGATGCGAACTCGTCCTTTTTCATATGGTAGCATTTTACCACCATGGACAAACTCCCAAGACGATAAGTATCTTTTAATCTTGTTTCTCGTAACCAAATACTTTAAAATGCTCTTCAGTTCTAATACAAGGAATGTGCTGCATGGCCCTTTTCCAAGCAAAAAGCTTTGCAAATAACGTTTTGGAGACCAATTGCAGACGCTCCTAAACAATTGAATAGAGTCACACGTAGACAGCTAGACTCACCTCGACATTCGTCCTGCAAGGTCCAGCCATTCTTGAGAGCGTCATTCACGGTCAGTGGCAAGGAGTCCCATCTCAACCACGTGACTGAGAAAAAATAGAATGACAAGTGAATGAGAGGGAATAACCTGGGAAAGAGGAGGAATAGGGAATAATATTAATATACTTAAAAAGGGAAACATGAAATTTATTTACCTGTCAACTGATTCCAATATGAAGCCACCACAGGTTCTGCAAAAGATGGATATGCTGTTGATTCCATTTGAAATGGGCAACATTGGTGATcggtacacaaaaatttggttttctcAAACAAGATGATAACACCGAAAGAAAGATTcctttcgtcagagcgaaatGGCTAACGAAGGTgagattagagcggttttcaattgattgtcgtaaaacaaataccaatgcaattacttcgaccaatcacagcaagTGCAAACAACACAATGAACAAATCCAAGTTCATAGCAATTGggccatgtaacttgctcaaagagCGGGAAAAAATCGCTTATGCAagtcacgattggtttgggtttttcttttcattggctGATAAATTGGCGCGAGATCTTTAAACCaacaattgcaatcgcgtaattggTCGAAgtagaaaataccataatactctttgtttgtccccccaaattttgcataaacattgtttctagtttctcttggaacttacaatggtcccaagaagaaacaaaagcaatgcttaTTCAAATATTCGCGACTCATTTCCATTTGCGCAcctggactcgctttgaaattctctattttcgaattccccataaaacacttttgtttgccccccaaattttgcataaaccattgttttcaaatgctcttgggaatatgcagtgtccccaagagcatttgaaaacaatagtttatgcaaaatttggggggcaaacaaagtgtattatggggaattcgaaaatagagaattgagGCATGcagaaactcggaaatgggctgtTACTTTTGACAGTCGTTTGAAAACTGGtctaataaatgaataaattaattgaatgaaaagtgtTTGTTTAATTCCGTAGGGAAATAAAGGAACCTTAGTTGAAGAAATCAGAGAaagtccccagagtcctcagttgaaaaataactttttctttgagaTTTTTTAGCTTTCTGTGTTTCCTTCAAGTTGGTATAGTATACATTTCGTTGGTAGGCAAGCGTTCTTACTTACCTTGCCACTTTAATATATCACCGAGAACGTTTCTGTTTTACCAACAGTTTGAGAGAAATTTGAAATGGGAACAGTCTTCCACacccatagaccttattcataaatggcggtcacatttttaattcttttgtacacgtgcaaattagcctaccaagcctcattttagagcaagaattcttttcaattcactgtaggcttg includes these proteins:
- the LOC137970613 gene encoding uncharacterized protein, which encodes MKFLAVLFCSCLILVSGRRYWHRSRNAEPVVASYWNQLTVTWLRWDSLPLTVNDALKNGWTLQDECRDSSYFRGNRYTLNGDKTVMLLFDADNKIAGLQTGITKSDVNFKSWPWREENDTFVVTAYFKDPSQICSKRSSSSWNIGDRLLLLNGTSPQEFVQAPSNEAGLEGSAWTEGQCVWTMGKLYWYDLVSVSDCNSLFPVFLMYTNEVLNGFGWILPYKNENPRFVHATNASFPNLFKNGTIPSCFWNTSHLSLMHVYLDSYPFMNIC